AATTGCGGTGGGACACCACGACGACAGGCTCGAAGTCGCCGAGGAGTTCGGAGCGACCCAGACAGTCTCGGAGAGGGGTGAGGAAGCCATCGAACGCGTACGTGAACTCACATACGGCGGTCCGAACCACGTACTCGAATGTGTAGGTGCGGCGTCTTCGATGGAGACCGCTGTCGAGGTGTGTAGACCCGGGGGTACTGTCGGATACGTCGGAGTCCCATACGGCGTCGAGAACGAGGGATTCGACGTCTTCTCGTTCTTCCGGAAGAACGTCGAGTTACGCGGAGGCGTCGCCCCGGTTCGTGCGTACGCCGACGATCTCATGGAAGACGTCTTACAGGGTACTCTCGATCCATCACCGGTATTCACGAAGACGGTGAGTCTCGACGAGATCGCTGAGGGCTACCGTGCGATGGACGAACGCGAGGCGATCAAGGTTCTCGTGAAGCCTTAGCCTAGCCGGTCTCGTGTATCCGTACTACGTGTTTCCCGCCGTCGTGTGTCGCCATGAAACGAAGACGGACGTTCTCGCCGGGGCAGATCGCCCAGTCTGATCCGCCTGGAACTCCTATGTCGACGTCAGTAGGGGGGGTTCCCGTTTCCTACTACCTCGTTAGCCAGATACTTCGTGTCACCTATCTGAGAAGAGGGGTCGTCCCAGACTGTTTTATTGACCTTTCCACCGTCACCGAGGACATATATGTGATCCGCCTTGGGAGCCGATACTAGGGTCGCCTTAATCCCTATCTCGTTGTCAGCGCACGGATCGTCAGCGTCTTCCGAAAACGTGTACTCTTGGGTCTCGATTCCCGCGAAACCCGGCTCCTCGGGTATGTTGTCGCTTGAGACCTCCATAGCCGTAATCCCGACGACAGAGGCTATCATAACCGCTATTACGACCATCAGAATCACTCCCACGGTCGAAGAGATTGCCTTGTCTCTTACTCCCTCACCGTCTACCATGTAGATGATTTATTATGTAGATATTTGAGTCTTCTGCCTGTGCTGAAAAGATAGGGCTAGGTCAGGACTCATTCGTCTTTAGCTAAGACTCACACCTCGGTTGCGTAGCGGTAACTAGCGTCT
Above is a window of Candidatus Afararchaeum irisae DNA encoding:
- a CDS encoding type IV pilin, which translates into the protein MVDGEGVRDKAISSTVGVILMVVIAVMIASVVGITAMEVSSDNIPEEPGFAGIETQEYTFSEDADDPCADNEIGIKATLVSAPKADHIYVLGDGGKVNKTVWDDPSSQIGDTKYLANEVVGNGNPPY